A single window of Nicotiana tomentosiformis chromosome 1, ASM39032v3, whole genome shotgun sequence DNA harbors:
- the LOC104109619 gene encoding DUF21 domain-containing protein At4g14240-like → MGLLMNVVAIALAAGHKTKRPFGVDDQDIEFGNPWWFVYAGVSCFLVLFAGIMSGLTLGLMSMGLVELEILQRSGTSTEKKQAATIFPVVQKQHQLLVTLLLCNAAAMEALPIYLDKIFHPVVAVILSVTFVLAFGEIIPQAICSRYGLAVGANLVWLVRVLMIICYPIAYPIGKVLDAVLGHHDALFRRAQLKALVSIHGQEAGKGGELTHDETTIISGALDLTEKTAEEAMTPIESTFSLDVNSKLDWEAIGKILARGHSRVPVYSGHPKNIIGLLLVKSLLTVRAETETPVSAVSIRRMPRVPADLPLYDILNEFQKGSSHMAAVVKVSKKSYSLSSDPAVENGRGNKFCNGDSQLTTPLLCTHDEKSDTIIINVDKVSIQNQEAKLPSLHQNGVATYKSTYLPEDIEEGEVIGIITLEDVFEELLQEEIVDETDVYVDVHKRIRVAAASSFARAPPARKVTGQKASGGQAKQGRTQKK, encoded by the exons ATGGGTTTGCTAATGAATGTGGTAGCAATAGCCCTAGCTGCTGGCCACAAAACAAAGAGACCCTTTGGTGTAGATGATCAGGACATTGAATTTGGGAACCCCTGGTGGTTTGTTTACGCCGGTGTTTCTTGTTTCCTCGTACTATTCGCCGGAATTATGTCGGGTCTTACGTTGGGGTTAATGTCTATGGGACTTGTTGAGCTTGAAATTCTTCAACGAAGTGGTACTTCTACGGAGAAGAAACAAGCAg CTACTATTTTTCCTGTTGTTCAAAAGCAGCATCAGCTTCTTGTGACTTTGCTTTTATGTAATGCGGCTGCAATGGAG GCTCTTCCAATATACTTGGACAAAATTTTCCATCCGGTTGTTGCTGTTATTCTCTCTGTTACTTTTGTTTTAGCTTTTGGTGAG ATTATTCCACAAGCTATATGCTCTCGGTATGGGCTTGCCGTAGGTGCAAACTTAGTATGGCTTGTCCGTGTTCTTATGATCATTTGCTATCCCATTGCTTACCCAATTGGAAAG GTTCTTGACGCTGTATTGGGACATCATGATGCTTTGTTCAGGCGAGCTCAGCTGAAAGCCCTTGTTTCTATCCATGGTCAGGAG GCTGGTAAAGGTGGTGAACTCACACATGATGAAACTACTATCATTAGCGGAGCACTGGATTTAACAGAAAAG ACTGCAGAAGAGGCTATGACGCCTATTGAATCAACCTTTTCCCTGGATGTCAACTCAAAGTTGGACTG GGAAGCAATTGGGAAAATCCTAGCACGAGGTCATAGCCGTGTTCCTGTTTACTCTGGACACCCGAAGAACATTATTGGACTTCTACTG GTAAAAAGTCTTCTCACGGTGCGCGCAGAGACAGAGACCCCCGTTAGTGCTGTTTCCATCAGGAGAATGCCTAG GGTACCAGCAGATTTGCCTTTGTATGATATTCTCAATGAATTTCAAAAGGGGAGCAGTCATATGGCAGCTGTAGTGAAAGTAAGCAAGAAAAGCTACAGCCTTTCTTCTGATCCAGCTGTTGAAAATGGCAGAGGAAACAAATTTTGTAATGGGGACTCACAGTTAACTACGCCATTACTGTGCACGCATGATGAAAAATCAGACACCATAATTATAAATGTTGATAAGGTCTCAATACAGAATCAAGAAGCTAAATTACCCTCTTTGCATCAAAATGGTGTAGCAACGTATAAATCAACATATCTACCAGAAGATATTGAAGAGGGGGAAGTCATTGGCATCATTACGCTAGAAGATGTTTTTGAAGAACTCCTGCAG GAGGAAATCGTCGATGAGACTGATGTGTATGTTGATGTTCACAAAAG AATACGTGTAGCTGCTGCTTCATCCTTTGCTCGAGCACCTCCTGCTAGGAAAGTGACAGGTCAAAAGGCTTCA GGAGGGCAAGCAAAGCAAGGACGGACGCAAAAGAAGTAA
- the LOC104109636 gene encoding uncharacterized protein: MEDIFKVKQGDTESPREFVDRFQRERILLQRVPDNWAAMAFASNLNEKSSEPTRTLKERLREFPSTTWNDVYNKYSTKLRIEEDIVAQSRVEEKTGSRRSKSEKRYDKNRYEPYMGPSGREARSKFENVRADHRFANRDSGSPLSKFSKDRGERNRDAKTNARIGDYNFNVSTSELVDVLRSMGDKVRWPKKMRSNPNRRNPDFWCEFHNDHGHRTLDCRLLQCEVEHLLKQGYLTELFSEKGKQAYMKNRQEPPKPPSPKRTVNVINDGEEVNGVSYTAARKTTKFTITYGK, translated from the coding sequence atggaggatATATTCAAAGTAAAGCAAGGAGATACAGAATCGCCTCGAGAATTCGTAGACAGATTCCAACGTGAAAGAATATTGCTACAAAGAGTACCCGACAATTGGGCAGCCATGGCATTTGCAAGCAATTTAAACGAGAAAAGTTCAGAACCTACGAGGACGCTTAAAGAGAGACTACGAGAATTCCCTTCCACGACATGGAATGATGTCTATAATAAGTACAGCACCAAATTACGAATCGAAGAAGATATCGTAGCTCAGTCAAGGGTTGAAGAAAAAACAGGTTCGAGGCGGTCGAAATCTGAGAAGAGGTACGATAAGAATAGGTACGAGCCTTATATGGGACCTTCGGGGCGAGAAGCTCGTTCCAAATTCGAAAACGTGCGGGCTGATCACAGGTTCGCAAATAGAGATTCAGGTTCGCCATTGTCGAAATTCAGCAAAGATCGAGGTGAACGCAATAGAGATGCTAAAACAAACGCAAGGATTGGGGACTACAATTTCAACGTAAGTACCTCCGAGTTGGTCGATGTTTTAAGAAGCATGGGGGATAAGGTACGATGGCCTAAAAAGATGAGATCAAATCCAAATAGAAGAAACCCAGACTTTTGGTGCGAGTTCCATAATGACCACGGCCATAGAACATTAGACTGCAGATTATTACAATGTGAGGTGGAACATTTATTGAAGCAGGGCTATCTGACGGAATTGTTCAGCGAGAAAGGCAAACAAGCTTACATGAAAAATAGgcaagaacccccaaaacctcCATCTCCAAAGAGAACAGTAAATGTGATAAACGACGGAGAAGAAGTCAACGGCGTTTCCTATACAGCTGCGAGAAAAACAACAAAGTTCACAATAACTTACGGGAAGTGA